One window of the Salvia splendens isolate huo1 chromosome 1, SspV2, whole genome shotgun sequence genome contains the following:
- the LOC121753345 gene encoding DUF21 domain-containing protein At1g47330-like isoform X2: MLVLSTKILPVVKNQHLLLCTLLIGNSLAMESLPIFLDKLVPPWAAILVSVTLILMFGEILPQAICTRYGLTAGATAAPFVQLLLWVFFPIAYPISKILDWMLGKGHAALLRRAELKTFVDFHGNEAGKGGDLTHDETTIIAGALELTAKTAKDAMTPIAKAFSIDLDGTLNLETLNAIMTMGHSRVPVYYNNQNNIIGLILVKNLLAVDPDDSVPLRKMLIRKIPRVSEDMPLYDILNEFQKGHSHIAVVYRDSKDTLQKTKEENHIFAIKTVTHDADSVMNKSDDQVKKSPPATPAFKKRHKGCSFCILDLETSPIPEFPPDQEVVGVISMEDVIEELLQEEILDETDEYVNIHNRIKINMNAASQDKTPDSNSIQSTTPV; encoded by the exons ATGCTTGTACTGTCCA CTAAAATACTTCCAGTGGTGAAAAATCAACACCTCTTGCTTTGCACACTCTTGATTGGAAACTCTTTAGCAATGGAG TCACTTCCCATATTCTTGGACAAGCTCGTGCCCCCTTGGGCTGCAATCCTGGTATCAGTCACACTCATCCTCATGTTTGGCGAG ATATTACCTCAAGCAATTTGTACACGTTATGGGTTAACAGCTGGAGCAACTGCGGCGCCCTTTGTCCAACTTCTTCTTTGGGTGTTCTTCCCTATTGCATATCCAATTAGTAAG ATCCTTGACTGGATGTTGGGCAAGGGGCATGCTGCTCTACTGCGCAGAGCCGAGCTGAAAACTTTTGTTGATTTCCATGGCAACGAG GCTGGGAAAGGAGGGGATTTGACACATGATGAGACGACAATAATAGCCGGGGCACTGGAATTGACTGCGAAGACTGCCAAGGATGCCATGACGCCTATAGCAAAGGCATTCTCCATTGATCTCGATGGAACTCTTAATTT GGAGACGTTGAATGCTATAATGACGATGGGCCACAGTCGAGTTCCTGTGTACTATAACAACCAAAATAATATCATTGGCCTCATCTTG GTTAAAAACCTCCTTGCAGTCGACCCTGATGATTCAGTTCCTCTAAGGAAAATGTTAATCAGAAAAATTCCTCG AGTCTCAGAAGACATGCCCCTTTATGATATTCTGAATGAATTCCAAAAGGGTCACAGCCACATCGCTGTTGTGTATAGGGATTCAAAAGATACACTCCAGAAAACCAAAGAAG AGAATCATATATTTGCAATAAAAACTGTCACCCATGATGCCGACTCAGTCATGAACAAGTCTGACGATCAAGTCAAGAAAAGCCCTCCAGCGACTCCTGCTTTCAAGAAGAGGCACAAAGGCTGTTCCTTTTGTATTTTAGATTTAGAAACCTCACCAATCCCCGAGTTTCCACCCGATCAAGAAGTAGTTGGTGTCATCTCCATGGAAGATGTGATTGAAGAGCTTCTTCAG GAGGAGATACTTGACGAAACAGACGAGTATGTAAACATACACAATAG gataaaaataaacatgaatGCTGCTTCTCAGGATAAGACTCCTGATTCCAACTCTATTCAATCTACAACTCCGGTTTGA
- the LOC121753345 gene encoding DUF21 domain-containing protein At1g47330-like isoform X1, producing the protein MADDLPCCDTKFFLYVIVIIGLVLFAGMMAGLTLGLMSLGLVDLEVISKSGRPQDRKHASKILPVVKNQHLLLCTLLIGNSLAMESLPIFLDKLVPPWAAILVSVTLILMFGEILPQAICTRYGLTAGATAAPFVQLLLWVFFPIAYPISKILDWMLGKGHAALLRRAELKTFVDFHGNEAGKGGDLTHDETTIIAGALELTAKTAKDAMTPIAKAFSIDLDGTLNLETLNAIMTMGHSRVPVYYNNQNNIIGLILVKNLLAVDPDDSVPLRKMLIRKIPRVSEDMPLYDILNEFQKGHSHIAVVYRDSKDTLQKTKEENHIFAIKTVTHDADSVMNKSDDQVKKSPPATPAFKKRHKGCSFCILDLETSPIPEFPPDQEVVGVISMEDVIEELLQEEILDETDEYVNIHNRIKINMNAASQDKTPDSNSIQSTTPV; encoded by the exons ATGGCTGATGATTTGCCTTGCTGCGATACCAAGTTTTTTCTGTATGTGATTGTAATCATAGGGCTGGTGCTGTTTGCTGGGATGATGGCTGGTCTCACTCTTGGCCTCATGTCTCTTGGCCTTGTCGACCTCGAGGTTATCAGCAAATCAGGCCGCCCCCAAGATCGCAAACATGCTT CTAAAATACTTCCAGTGGTGAAAAATCAACACCTCTTGCTTTGCACACTCTTGATTGGAAACTCTTTAGCAATGGAG TCACTTCCCATATTCTTGGACAAGCTCGTGCCCCCTTGGGCTGCAATCCTGGTATCAGTCACACTCATCCTCATGTTTGGCGAG ATATTACCTCAAGCAATTTGTACACGTTATGGGTTAACAGCTGGAGCAACTGCGGCGCCCTTTGTCCAACTTCTTCTTTGGGTGTTCTTCCCTATTGCATATCCAATTAGTAAG ATCCTTGACTGGATGTTGGGCAAGGGGCATGCTGCTCTACTGCGCAGAGCCGAGCTGAAAACTTTTGTTGATTTCCATGGCAACGAG GCTGGGAAAGGAGGGGATTTGACACATGATGAGACGACAATAATAGCCGGGGCACTGGAATTGACTGCGAAGACTGCCAAGGATGCCATGACGCCTATAGCAAAGGCATTCTCCATTGATCTCGATGGAACTCTTAATTT GGAGACGTTGAATGCTATAATGACGATGGGCCACAGTCGAGTTCCTGTGTACTATAACAACCAAAATAATATCATTGGCCTCATCTTG GTTAAAAACCTCCTTGCAGTCGACCCTGATGATTCAGTTCCTCTAAGGAAAATGTTAATCAGAAAAATTCCTCG AGTCTCAGAAGACATGCCCCTTTATGATATTCTGAATGAATTCCAAAAGGGTCACAGCCACATCGCTGTTGTGTATAGGGATTCAAAAGATACACTCCAGAAAACCAAAGAAG AGAATCATATATTTGCAATAAAAACTGTCACCCATGATGCCGACTCAGTCATGAACAAGTCTGACGATCAAGTCAAGAAAAGCCCTCCAGCGACTCCTGCTTTCAAGAAGAGGCACAAAGGCTGTTCCTTTTGTATTTTAGATTTAGAAACCTCACCAATCCCCGAGTTTCCACCCGATCAAGAAGTAGTTGGTGTCATCTCCATGGAAGATGTGATTGAAGAGCTTCTTCAG GAGGAGATACTTGACGAAACAGACGAGTATGTAAACATACACAATAG gataaaaataaacatgaatGCTGCTTCTCAGGATAAGACTCCTGATTCCAACTCTATTCAATCTACAACTCCGGTTTGA
- the LOC121753338 gene encoding S-adenosyl-L-methionine-dependent tRNA 4-demethylwyosine synthase-like codes for MPLPSSLSLPPARITLLTLLSASAALYLLHKSLNRRRLRAVAGTGCGCHNHAPPKRGKLFFLSQTNTSKALAQRLHALLTLSDVPFDLVDPKDYEPEDLCKETLVLVVASTWENGGPPQDAAFLVNWLAESAEDFRVGALVLKECRFAVFGVGSGSYGETFNAVARDVAAKLRKLGGRELVELGEGDVDLGDLNGVFDRWSQKIVGVLNGNIEENEQGLGNYVAGSESEGEYSEEDDEDVEESDVVDLEDIAGKGPSRRSAVEAKANGKVNGHASNGEKEMVTPVIRANLEKQGYKVIGSHSGVKICRWTKSQLRGRGGCYKHSFYGIESHRCMEATPSLACANKCVFCWRHHTNPVGKSWQWKMDDPLVIIDTAIDLHKKMIKQMKGVPGVKAELLAEGLSPRHCALSLVGEPIMYPEINNLVDELHRRHISTFLVTNAQFPEKIMALKPITQLYVSVDAATKDSLKAIDRPLFSDFWERFLDSLKALKEKQQRTVYRLTLVKGWNTEDIDAYSSLFDVGNPDFIEIKGVTYCGSSATSKLTMENVPWHKDVKEFSEAIARKSNGAYEVACEHVHSCCVLLAKFDKFKVNGQWHTWIDYEKFHNLVLTGEPFTSNDYMVPTPSWAVYGAEEGGFDPKQSRYRKERHHKSAR; via the exons ATGCCGCTCCCGTCGTCGCTCTCGCTCCCTCCCGCTCGCATCACACTCCTCACTCTCCTCTCCGCCTCCGCGGCCCTCTACCTCCTCCACAAATCCCTcaatcgccgccgcctccgcgcCGTCGCAGGAACCGGCTGCGGATGCCACAACCACGCTCCTCCCAAAAGGGGCAAGCTCTTCTTCCTATCGCAGACCAACACTTCCAAAGCCCTAGCCCAGCGCCTCCACGCTCTCCTCACCCTCAGCGACGTCCCCTTTGATCTCGTCGATCCCAAAGACTACGAGCCTGAGGATTTATGCAaggaaaccctcgtcttggtcGTCGCCTCGACATGGGAGAACGGCGGGCCCCCTCAAGATGCGGCCTTTTTGGTGAATTGGCTAGCCGAGAGTGCTGAGGATTTTCGGGTTGGGGCGCTCGTGCTCAAGGAGTGCAGATTTGCTGTTTTTGGGGTGGGGAGTGGGAGTTATGGGGAGACGTTTAATGCCGTGGCCAGAGATGTTGCGGCGAAGCTGAGGAAGCTTGGGGGTAGAGAGCTGGTGGAGTTGGGGGAAGGGGATGTGGATTTGGGGGATTTGAATGGGGTGTTTGATCGGTGGAGTCAGAAGATTGTTGGGGTTTTGAATGGTAATATAGAAGAAAATGAGCAGGGTTTGGGAAATTATGTAGCTGGGAGTGAGAGTGAAGGTGAATACAGCGAGGAAGATGATGAGGATGTGGAAGAGTCGgacgttgttgatcttgaggatattgcgGGCAAGGGGCCTTCAAGAAGATCAGCAGTGGAAGCTAAGGCTAATGGGAAAGTGAATGGACATGCTTCCAATGGGGAGAAAGAAATGGTGACCCCGGTAATACGTGCAAATTTAGAGAAGCAG GGTTATAAAGTAATTGGCTCTCACAGTGGGGTTAAGATTTGTAGATGGACCAAGTCTCAGCTTAGAGGGCGTGGAGGATGTTACAAGCACTCGTTTTATGGCATTGAGAGTCACAG GTGCATGGAGGCTACTCCTAGTTTAGCATGTGCAAACAAATGTGTCTTTTGTTGGAGACATCACACAAATCCTGTAGGGAAAAGCTGGCAGTGGAAGATGGATGATCCATTGGTCATCATTGACACTGCAATTGACCtacataaaaaaatgataaagcaGATGAAAGGAGTACCGG GGGTAAAGGCAGAGCTTCTGGCCGAAGGTCTTTCTCCTAGACATTGTGCCTTATCTCTTGTTGGTGAACCTATCATGTATCCGGAGATCAACAATCTTGTTGATGAGCTACACAGGAGGCACATCTCTACCTTTCTTGTGACAAATGCTCAGTTTCCTGAAAAAATTATGGCGTTGAAACCTATCACACAG CTATATGTGAGTGTAGATGCTGCTACTAAGGATAGCTTGAAGGCTATTGATAGACCACTCTTCAGCGACTTCTGGGAGAGATTTCTT GACTCTTTGAAAGCActaaaagagaagcaacagcGCACTGTCTACCGCTTGACATTAGTAAAAGGATGGAATACAGAAGATATAGATGCTTATTCCAGCCTATTTGATGTTGGAAATCCcgattttattgaaattaaagGGGTGACGTACTGTGGATC GTCAGCCACATCGAAGCTAACGATGGAAAATGTCCCCTGGCATAAGGATGTAAAAGAATTTTCAGAAGCCATTGCTCGAAAGAGCAATGGGGCTTATGAGGTTGCTTGTGAGCATGTCCACTCGTGTTGTGTTCTTTTGGCTAAATTCGACAAATTTAAAGTCAACGGCCAATGGCATACATGGATAGACTACGAGAAGTTCCACAACCTG GTATTAACTGGAGAGCCATTTACTAGTAACGATTACATGGTTCCTACACCATCCTGGGCTGTATATGGAGCAGAGGAAGGTGGCTTCGATCCAAAGCAATCTCGATATAGAAAAGAGCGACACCACAAATCTGCACGCTGA
- the LOC121792190 gene encoding uncharacterized protein LOC121792190 has protein sequence MNNRGNRGNRGGDAIVPVDDHTSPYYLHLSDNPSLQLVPQVLIGSNYINKSRYVITALIAKNKLQFVDGSLLRPNDDDDLLFSAWIRCNSMAVSWLRNSVSPQICSSVMYLDNAHDIWSDLSDLSLKVIQLDLINLSNSLWLLCKGTLICNSAMRWHTHQKDECTIQFLIGLNSSYSQIRSTILSTVPLPSLSKAFSLVIQEERQRTIDGNLIISPPVSSSEQPFSVNATSSNFGRGRLLYSHCGCTNHTVDRCFSLHSFPQGYGKGRGKPSYKDFSNSKVVNYVEESITENCDKSS, from the exons ATGAACAACCGTGGCAATCGTGGCAATCGCGGAGGAGATGCAATCGTTCCAGTTGATGATCATACCAGTCCGTATTATCTACATCTTAGTGACAATCCAAGCCTCCAGCTGGTTCCTCAAGTTCTTATTGGATCCAATTACATCAATAAGAGCAGATATGTTATTACTGCTTTAATCGCGAAGAACAAGTTGCAGTTTGTGGATGGATCCTTGCTGCGAccaaatgatgatgatgatctaTTATTCTCCGCTTGGATCCGATGTAACAGTATGGCGGTTTCATGGTTGCGAAATTCTGTTTCTCCACAAATCTGCTCGAGTGTTATGTATTTAGATAACGCTCATGATATTTGGTCTGATCTCAGTGATCTTTCTCTCAAGGTGATTCAGCTAGATCTTATCAACTTAAGCAACAGCTTATGGCTCTTGTGCAAGGGCACTCTGAT ATGTAATAGTGCCATGCGATGGCATACACATCAGAAAGATGAGTGCACAATCCAGTTTCTAATTGGTTTGAATTCTTCTTACTCTCAGATTCGGTCTACTATCCTATCAACGGTGCCTCTACCTTCTCTGTCTAAGGCTTTTTCCCTCGTTATTCAAGAGGAGAGGCAACGAACTATTGACGGTAATCTGATAATTTCCCCTCCAGTTTCCTCCAGTGAACAACCTTTTAGTGTGAATGCAACCTCCTCTAATTTTGGCCGTGGAAGGTTATTATATTCTCACTGTGGCTGCACCAATCACACAGTTGATAGATGCTTCTCTTTACATAGTTTTCCTCAAGGTTATGGCAAGGGCAGAGGCAAGCCAAGTTACAAAGATTTCTCCAACTCTAAAGTGGTGAACTATGTTGAAGAATCTATAACTGAGAACTGTGATAAAAGTAGCTGA